From the genome of Symphalangus syndactylus isolate Jambi chromosome 7, NHGRI_mSymSyn1-v2.1_pri, whole genome shotgun sequence, one region includes:
- the RP1 gene encoding oxygen-regulated protein 1 translates to MSDTPSTGFSIIHPTSSEGQVPPPRHLSLTHPVVAKRISFYKSGDPQFGGVRVVVNPRSFKSFDALLDNLSRKVPLPFGVRNISTPRGRHSITRLEELEDGESYLCSHGRKVQPVDLDKARRRPRPWLSSRAISAHAQSHPVAVAAPGMPRAPRSLVVFRNGDPKTRRAVLLSRRVTQSFEAFLQHLTEVMQRPVVKLYATDGRRVPSLQAVILSSGAVVAAGREPFKPGNYDIQKYLLPARLPGISQRVYPKGNAKSESRKISTHMSSSSRSQIYSVSSEKTHNNDCYLDYSFVPENYLALEKNDSQNLPIYPSEDDIEKSIIFNQDGTMTVEMKVRFRIKEEETIKWTTTVSKTGPSNNDEKSEISFPGRTESRSSGLKLASCSFSADVSPMERSSNQEGSLAEEINIQMTDQVAETCSSASWENATVDTDINQGTQDQAKHRFHRPPTPGLRRVRQKKSVIGSVTLVSETEVQEKMIGQFSYSEERESGENKSEYHMFTHSCSKMSSVSNKPVLVQINNNDQMEESSLERKKENSLLKSSAISAGVIEITSQKMLEMSHNNGLPPTISNNSIVEEDVVDCVVSDNKTGIKNFKTYGNTNDRFSPISADATHFSSNNSGTDKNISEAPASEASSIVTARIDRLINEFAQCGLTKLPKNEKKILSSVTSKKKKKSRQQAINSRYQDGQLATKGILNKNERINTKGRITKEMIVQDSDSPLKGGILCEEDLRTSDTVIESNTFCSKSNLNSTISKNFHRNKLNTTQNSKVQGLLTKRKSRSLNKISLGAPKKREIGQRDKVFPQNESKYCKSTFENKSLFHVFNILEQKPKDFYAPQSQAEVASGYLRGMAKKSLVSKVTDSHITLKSQKKHKGDKLKASAILSKQHATTRANSLASLKKPDFPEDIAHHSIQNYIQSWLQNINPYPTLKPIKSAPICRNEMSMVKCSNNSFSGNDPYTSSGKISNFVMESNKHITKIASLTGDNLCKEGDKSFIANDTGEDLHETQVGSLNDAYLVPLHEYCTLSQSAINNHNTKSHIAAEKSGPEKKLVYEEINLARKRQSVEVAIQVDPIEEETPKDLLPVLMLHQLQASVPGIHKTQNGVVQMPGSLADVPFHSAICNSSTNLLLAWLLVLNLKGSMNSFCQVDAHKATNKSSETLALLEILKHIAITEEADDLKAAVANLVESTTSHFGLSEKEQDVVPIDLSANCSTVNIQSVPKYSENERTQGISSLDGGCSASEACAPEVCVLEVTCSPCEMCTVNKAYPPKETCNLSDTFFPSDDYGVDQTSMIKACFLGEICSLTDTVFSDKACAEKENHIYEGACPIDETYVPVNVCNTIDFLNSKENTYTDNLESTEELERGDDIQKDLNILTDPEYKNGFNTLVSHQNVSNLSSCGLCLSEKEAELDKKHSSLDDFENCSLRKFQDENAYTSFDMEEPRTSEEPGSITNSMTSSERNISELESFEDLDNHDTDIFNRVVNGGEQATEELIQEDVEASKTLELIDISSKNIMEEKRKNGIIYEIMSKRLATPPSLVFCYDSKQNSEKETNEGETKMVKMMVKNMETGSYSESSPDLKKCIKSPVTSDWSDYRPDSDSEQPYKTSSDDPNDSGELTQEKEYNIGFVKRAIEKLYGKADTIKPSFFPGSTRKSQVCPYNSVEFQCSRKATLYDSEGQSFGSSEQVSSSSPMLQEFQEERQDKCDVSGVRDNYYRGDMLEPGTKQNDHSRILTDIEEGVLIDKGKWLLKENHLLRMSSENPGMCGNADTTSVDTLLDNNSSEVPYSHFGNLAPGPTMDELSSSELEELTQPLELKCNYFNMPHGSDSEPFHEDQLDVHNETCAKERIANHHIEEKGNHQSERVCTSVTHSFISAGNKVYPVSDDAIKNQPLPGSNMIHGTLQEADSLDKLYALCGQHCPILTVIIQPMNEEDRGFAYRKESDIENFLGFYLWMKIHPYLLQTDKNVFREENNKASMRQNLIDNAIGDIFDQFYFNNTFDLMGKRRKQKRINFLGLEEEGNLKNFQLDLKERFCMNFLHTSLLVVGNMNSNTQDLSSQTNEIFKAVDENNNLFNNRFQGSRTNLNQVVKENINCHYFFEMLCQVCLLDICQVETSLNISNRNILEDLCMFEGENLFIWEEEDILNLTDLESSREQEDL, encoded by the exons ATGAGTGATACTCCTTCTACTGGTTTTTCCATCATTCATCCTACTTCTTCTGAAGGTCAAGTTCCACCCCCTCGCCATTTGAGCCTCACTCATCCTGTTGTGGCCAAGCGGATCAGTTTCTACAAGAGCGGAGACCCCCAATTTGGCGGGGTCAGGGTGGTGGTCAACCCTCGCTCCTTTAAGTCCTTTGATGCTCTGCTGGATAACTTGTCCAGGAAGGTGCCCCTACCTTTTGGAGTGAGGAACATCAGCACCCCTCGGGGCAGGCACAGCATCACGCGCCTGGAGGAGCTGGAGGACGGCGAGTCGTACCTATGTTCCCACGGCAGGAAGGTGCAGCCTGTAGACCTGGACAAAGCCCGTCGGCGCCCGCGGCCCTGGCTCAGCAGCCGGGCCATCAGCGCACATGCACAGTCCCACCCCGTTGCCGTCGCTGCCCCCGGCATGCCCCGCGCCCCGCGGAGCCTGGTGGTCTTCAGGAATGGCGACCCGAAGACGAGGCGCGCGGTTCTTCTGAGCAGGAGGGTCACCCAGAGCTTCGAGGCATTTCTACAGCACCTGACAGAGGTCATGCAGCGCCCGGTGGTCAAGCTGTATGCTACGGACGGAAGGAGG GTTCCCAGCCTCCAGGCAGTGATCCTGAGCTCTGGAGCTGTGGTGGCAGCAGGAAGGGAGCCGTTTAAACCAGGAAATTATGACATCCAAAAATACTTGCTTCCTGCTAGATTACCAGGGATCTCTCAGCGTGTGTACCCCAAGGGAAATGCAAAgtcagaaagcagaaaga TAAGCACACATATGTCTTCAAGCTCAAGGTCCCAgatttattctgtttcttctgaGAAAACACATAATAATGATTGCTACTTAGACTATTCTTTTGTTCCTGAAAATTACTTGGCCTTAGAAAAGAATGATTCTCAGAATTTACCAATATATCCttctgaagatgatattgagaaatcaattatttttaatcaagATGGCACTATGACAGTTGAGATGAAAGTTCGATTCagaataaaagaggaagaaaccaTAAAATGGACAACTACCGTCAGTAAAACTGGTCCTTCTAATAATGATGAAAAGAGTGAGATAAGTTTTCCAGGAAGAACAGAAAGTCGATCATCTGGTTTAAAGCTTGCATCATGTTCATTCTCTGCAGATGTGTCACCTATGGAGCGAAGCAGTAATCAAGAGGGCAGTTTGGCAGAGGAGATAAACATTCAAATGACAGATCAAGTGGCCGAAACTTGCAGTTCTGCTAGTTgggagaatgctactgtggacaCAGATATCAACCAGGGAACTCAAGACCAAGCAAAGCATCGTTTTCATAGGCCCCCTACACCTGGACTAAGAAGAGTGAGACAAAAGAAATCTGTGATAGGCAGTGTGACCTTAGTATCTGAAACTGAGGTTCAAGAGAAAATGATTGGACAGTTTTCCTATAGTGAAGAAAGGGAAAGTGGGGAAAACAAGTCTGAGTATCACATGTTTACACATTCTTGCAGTAAAATGTCATCAGTATCTAACAAACCAGTACTCGTTCAGATCAATAACAATGATCAAATGGAGGAGTCatcattagaaagaaaaaaggaaaacagtctGCTTAAGTCAAGTGCAATAAGTGCTGGTGTTATAGAAATTACAAGTCAGAAGATGTTAGAGATGTCGCATAATAATGGTTTGCCACCAACTATATCAAACAACTCAATTGTGGAGGAAGATGTAGTTGATTGTGTGGTATCGGACAACAAAACTGGTATCAAGAACTTCAAAACTTATGGTAACACCAATGATAGGTTCAGTCCTATTTCAGCAGATGCAACCCATTTTTCAAGTAATAACTCTGGAACTGACAAAAATATTTCTGAGGCTCCAGCTTCAGAAGCATCCTCTATTGTCACTGCAAGAATTGACAGACTAATTAATGAATTTGCTCAGTGTGGTTTAACAAAActtccaaaaaatgaaaagaagatttTGTCATCTGTTaccagcaaaaagaagaaaaaatctcgACAGCAAGCAATAAATTCCAGGTATCAAGATGGACAGCTTGCAACCAAAGGAATTCTTAATAAGAATGAGAGAATAAACACAAAAGGTAGAATTACAAAGGAAATGATAGTGCAAGATTCAGATAGTCCCCTTAAAGGAGGGATACTTTGTGAGGAAGACCTCCGGACAAGTGATACTGTAATTGAATCAAATACTTTTTGTTCCAAAAGTAATCTCAATTCCACGATTTCCAAGAATttccatagaaataaattaaatactactCAAAATTCCAAGGTTCAAGGACTTTTAACCAAAAGAAAATCTAGATCACTAAATAAAATAAGCTTAGGAGCacctaaaaaaagagaaatcggTCAAAGAGATAAAGTGTTTCCTCAGAATGAATCTAAATATTGCAAAagtacttttgaaaataaaagtttatttcatgtatttaacATCCTTGAGCAAAAACCCAAAGATTTTTATGCACCGCAATCTCAAGCAGAAGTGGCATCTGGGTATTTGAGAGGAATGGCAAAGAAGAGTTTAGTTTCAAAAGTTACTGATTCACACATAACtttaaaaagccagaaaaaaCATAAAGGGGATAAATTGAAAGCAAGTGCTATTTTAAGTAAACAACATGCTACAACCAGGGCAAATTCTTTAGCTTCTTTGAAAAAACCTGATTTTCCTGAGGATATTGCTCATCATTCAATTCAAAATTATATACAGAGTTGGTTGCAAAACATAAATCCATATCCAACTTTAAAGCCTATAAAATCAGCTCCGATATGTAGAAATGAAATGAGTATGGTAAAGTGTAGCAATAATAGTTTTTCAGGGAATGATCCCTATACAAGTTCtggaaaaataagtaattttgttATGGAAAGTAATAAGCACATAACTAAAATTGCCAGTTTGACAGGAGATAATCTATGTAAAGAGGGAGATAAGTCTTTTATTGCCAATGACACTGGTGAAGATCTCCATGAGACACAGGTTGGATCTCTGAATGATGCTTATTTGGTTCCCTTGCATGAATATTGTACTTTGTCACAGTCAGCTATTAATAATCATAATACTAAAAGTCATATAGCTGCTGAAAAATCGGGACCAGAGAAAAAACTTGTTTACGAGGAAATAAACCTAGCTAGAAAAAGGCAAAGTGTAGAGGTTGCCATTCAAGTAGATCCTATAGAAGAGGAAACTCCAAAAGACCTCTTACCAGTCCTGATGCTTCACCAATTGCAAGCTTCAGTTCCTGGTATTCACAAGACTCAGAATGGAGTTGTTCAAATGCCAGGTTCACTTGCAGATGTTCCCTTTCATTCTGCAATATGTAATTCATCCACTAATCTCCTTCTAGCTTGGCTCTTGGTGCTAAACCTAAAGGGAAGTATGAATAGCTTCTGTCAAGTTGATGCTCACAAGGCTACCAACAAATCTTCAGAAACACTTGCATTATTGGAGATTCTAAAGCACATAGCTATCACAGAGGAAGCTGATGACTTGAAAGCTGCTGTTGCCAATTTAGTGGAGTCAACTACAAGCCACTTTGGACTCAGTGAGAAAGAACAAGACGTGGTTCCAATAGATCTTTCTGCAAATTGTTCCACAGTCAACATTCAGAGTGTTCCTAAGTACAGTGAAAATGAAAGAACACAAGGAATCTCCTCTTTGGATGGAGGTTGCTCTGCCAGTGAGGCATGTGCCCCTGAAGTCTGTGTTTTGGAAGTGACTTGCTCTCCATGTGAGATGTGCACTGTAAATAAGGCTTATCCTCCAAAAGAGACATGTAACCTCAGTGACACTTTTTTTCCTAGTGATGATTATGGTGTGGATCAGACTTCTATGATTAAGGCTTGTTTCCTAGGAGAGATCTGTTCACTTACTGATACTGTGTTTTCTGATAAGGCTTGTGCTGAAAAGGAGAACCATATCTATGAGGGAGCTTGCCCAATTGATGAGACCTACGTTCCTGTCAATGTCTGCAATACCATTGACTTTTTAAACtccaaagaaaacacatataCTGATAACTTGGAATCAACTGAAGAGTTAGAAAGAGGTGATGACATtcagaaagatctaaatattttgaCAGACCCTGAATATAAAAATGGCTTTAATACATTGGTGTCGCATCAAAATGTCAGTAATTTAAGCTCCTGTGGCCTTTGCCTAAGTGAAAAAGAAGCAGAACTTGATAAGAAACATAGTTCTCTAGAtgattttgaaaattgttcactAAGGAAGTTTCAGGATGAAAATGCATATACTTCCTTTGATATGGAAGAACCAAGGACTTCTGAAGAACCAGGCTCAATAACCAACAGCATGACATCAAGTGAAAGAAACATTTCAGAATTGGAATCTTTTGAAGACTTAGATAACCATGACACTGATATCTTTAATAGAGTGGTTAATGGAGGAGAGCAAGCCACTGAAGAATTAATCCAAGAAGACGTAGAGGCTAGTAAAACTTTAGAATTGATAGACATCTCTAGTAAGAATattatggaagaaaaaagaaagaatggtatAATTTATGAAATAATGAGTAAGAGGCTGGCAACACCACCATCTTTAGTTTTTTGCTATGATTCTAAGCAAAATAGTGAAAAGGAGACCAATGAAGGAGAAACTAAGATGGTAAAAATGATGGTGAAAAACATGGAAACTGGAAGTTATTCAGAGTCCtctcctgatttaaaaaaatgcatcaaAAGTCCAGTGACTTCTGATTGGTCAGACTATCGGCCCGACAGTGACAGTGAGCAGCCATATAAAACATCCAGTGATGATCCCAATGACAGTGGCGAACTTACCCAAGAGAAAGAATACAACATAGGATTTGTTAAAAGGGCAATAGAAAAACTTTACGGTAAAGCAGATACTATTAAACCATCTTTTTTTCCTGGCTCTACCCGCAAGTCTCAGGTTTGTCCTTATAATTCTGTGGAATTTCAGTGTTCCAGGAAAGCAACTCTTTATGATTCTGAAGGGCAGTCATTTGGCTCTTCTGAACAGGTATCTAGTAGTTCACCTATGTTGCAGGAATTCCAGGAAGAAAGACAAGATAAGTGTGATGTTAGTGGTGTGAGGGACAATTATTATAGGGGTGACATGTTAGAACCTGGTACAAAACAAAATGATCATAGCAGAATCCTCACAGACATAGAGGAAGGAGTACTGATTGACAAAGGCAAATGGCTTCTGAAAGAAAATCATTTGCTAAGGATGTCATCTGAAAATCCTGGCATGTGTGGCAATGCAGACACCACATCAGTAGACACCCTACTTGATAATAACAGCAGTGAGGTACCAtattcacattttggtaatttggCCCCAGGCCCAACCATGGATGAACTCTCCTCTTCAGAACTCGAGGAACTGACTCAACCCCTTGAACTAAAATGCAATTACTTTAACATGCCTCATGGCAGTGACTCAGAACCTTTTCATGAGGATCAGCTGGATGTTCACAATGAAACCTGTGCCAAGGAAAGAATAGCAAATCACCATATAGAGGAGAAGGGTAATCATCAGTCAGAAAGAGTATGCACATCTGTCACTCATTCCTTTATTTCTGCTGGTAACAAAGTATACCCTGTCTCTGATGATGCTATTAAAAACCAACCATTGCCTGGCAGTAATATGATTCATGGTACACTTCAGGAAGCTGACTCTTTGGATAAACTGTATGCTCTTTGTGGTCAACATTGCCCAATATTAACTGTTATTATCCAACCCATGAATGAGGAAGACCGAGGATTTGCATATCGCAAAGAATCTGATATTGAAAATTTCTTGGGTTTTTATTTATGGATGAAAATACACCCATATTTACTTCAGACAGACAAAAATGTGTTCAGGGAAGAGAACAATAAAGCAAGTATGAGACAAAATCTTATTGATAATGCCATTGGTGATATATTTGATCAGTTTTATTTCAATAACACATTTGACTTGAtgggtaaaagaagaaaacaaaaaagaattaacttcTTGGGGTTAGAGGAAGAAGGTAATTTAAAGAACTTTCAACTGGATTTGAAGGAAAGGTTTTGTATGAATTTCTTGCACACATCATTGTTAGTTGTGGGTAATATGAATTCAAATACACAAGACCTCAGCAGTCAGACAAATGAAATCTTTAAAGCAGTCGATGAGAATAACAACTTATTCAATAACAGATTCCAGGGCTCAAGAACAAATCTCAACCaagtagtaaaagaaaatatcaactgTCATTACTTCTTTGAAATGCTTTGTCAAGTTTGCCTCTTAGATATTTGCCAAGTTGAGACCTCCTTAAATATTAGCAACAGAAATATTTTAGAAGACCTTTGTATGTTTGAGGGTGAAAATCTTTTCATTTGGGAAGAGGAAGACATATTAAATTTAACTGATCTTGAAAGCAGTAGAGAACAAGAAGATTTATAA